From the Streptomyces sp. Sge12 genome, the window CGCATAGGCCAATTGGCCGCGCCCGACGGGATTACGGACCTTGGGGCACGGGCACAGCTCGGAGTATGAGCTGGACGCACGACTACGGTGACACCGCGCACGAACGACGCTCGGCAGCTACGCCGGGCACCCACGAGAGGGCCGGCCGGCACGGCCACGACCCCCGCCTCGGGATTCCGCTCATCCTGCGCCGACGGGCCCGCTGGGTCTCCGCGCGCCTGCGCCATCCACGGACGTAGGGACCCGGCGGGAGCGGAAACGGGAGCTGGACCGGCTGCGGCTGCGACTGCGACTCAGAGGGCGCAGCCCTGGCTGTCGACCCGGCGTACGGCGTCCTTGCCGATCCGGATGTCGTCGCGGATCTCGTCCACGGTCAGCACGTAACCGGTGTTGGGGTCGTCGAGGGACTTCGCGAAGACGACCCCGTACACCTTGCCGTCGGGGGTCAGCAGCGGCCCTCCGGAGTTGCCCTGGCGAACGGTCGCGTACAGCGAGTAGACGTCCCGTCGGACAGTACCGCGGTGGTAGATGTCCGGGCCGTTGGCGTTGATCCGACCGCGGACGCGGGCGGGGCGGACGTCGTACGCGCCGTTCTCCGGGAAGCCGGCGACGATCGCGTCACTGCCGCTCGCCGCGTCCTTCTCGGAGAACTCCAGCACCGGGGCCTTCAGCTTCGGCACGTCCAGGACGGCGATGTCGCGCGCCCAGTCGTAGAGCACGACCTTGGCGTCGTACAGCTTGCCCTCGCCGCCGATCTGCACCGTCGGCTCGCCGACGCCGCCGACGACGTGCGCGTTGGTCATCACCTTGCCGGGCGCGAAGACGAAGCCCGTGCCCTCCAGCACCTTGCTGCAGCTGGGCGCGGTGCCGACGACCTTCACGATCGAGCGTTTGGCCTGCTCGGCGACGGGACTGCTGGCGAGTGCCGGGTCGGGCGCCCGCACCTCGGTGATGGGCTCGTTCGAGAACGGGCTGAAGACCTGGGGGAAGCCGTTGCGCGCCAGGGTGGAGCTGAAGTCCGAGAACCAGGTGTTCGCCTGGTCGGGCAGCACCCGCGACACACCGAGGAGGACCTTGGAGTTGCGGACCTCCTTGCCCAGGGTGGGCAGCGAGGTCCCGGCGAGCGCAGAACCGATCAGCCACGCCACCAGCAGCATCGCGACCACGTTGACCAGGGCCCCGCCGGTCGCATCGAGCGCGCGCGCCGGTGACCAGGTGATCTGGCGGCGCAGTTTGCTTCCGAGATGGGTGGTCAGGGCCTGGCCGATCGAGGCACAGATGATGATCACGACCACGGCGATCACGACGACCGTGGTGGACACCTGGGTGCCGTTGTCCGTCACCCGGTCCCAGATCAGCGGGAGCAGGGACACGGCAATGAGACCACCGCCGAGGAAGCCGATCACCGACAGGATGCCGACGACGAACCCCTGGCGGTAGCCGACGATCGCGAACCACACGGCGGCGAGCAACAACAGGATGTCCAGCACGTTCACGTGGGTCACCGTCTCATGCGCGCCAGTCGAGTGGGACCTGTCGTGACCGGTCCCACGGTCGCTCCCAGCCCGCGAAGTGCAGGATCCGGTCGATCACCCCGGCGGTGAAACCCCAGACCAGAGCCGATTCGACGGTGAACGCCGGCCCCAGGTGACCCCGCGGATGAACGGCCATGACCCGGTGCTCGGGATCCGTGAGATCGGCAACGGGAACCGTGAAGACCCGGGCCGTCTCGGCCGGATCGACGGCACCGACGGGGCTGGGAGTGCGCCACCAGCCGAGGACCGGGGTCACCACGAACTCGCTGACCGGGATGTAGAGCCGGGGCAGCACGCCGAAGAGCTGGACACCGGAAGGATCAAGTCCGGTTTCCTCCTCGGCCTCGCGGAGCGCGGCGCGCAGCGGTCCGGTGGTGTGCGGATCGCCGTCCTCCGGGTCCAGCGCGCCGCCCGGGAAGGACGGCTGGCCCGCATGCGAGCGCAGGGTGCCGGCGCGCTCCATCAGGAGCAGCTCGGGGCCGCGGGGGCCCTCCCCGAAGAGGACGAGCACGGCGGACTGCCGCCCGCCGCCGTCCTCGGGCGGCAGGAAGCGGCTCAGCTGGCCCGGCTGGACGGACCGGGCCGCCTCGACGACGGGATCGAGCCAACCGGGGAGGCCGTCCGTGGTGACGGGCGGGGCGCCGCCCTCGCGGGCGCCCACCCTGGCCCCGGTCTCGTCCCGCGTACCGCGCGTCATGGGCACCTCTGTCCGCGTCGTCCTGTCCAACACCGTCTCCACACACCGCAAACGCGGCCCTGGTACCGATTCGTTCCTACGCGTTCGTCCTGCGTCTTCGTCCTGCGTCTTCGTTCCTGCGCCCCTGCGTGCTTGGTGCCGGGGTGATCCGCGCCTACGCGCCGGCGTCCTGCGCGCCCGCGGCCGCCCCGGCGCCGCCCAGCGGCGGGGCCGGCAGTCCCGGGTAGTCCGGGGGAGGGCTCAGCCGCTGGCCCGGCTGGCCGCCCTTCTCGTACTTGAGCAGCTTCTTCGCCTTCTCCGGGTCGGTCTCGCCCTCCCCGTACGCCGGGCAGAGCGGGGCGATCGGACAGGCCCCGCACGCGGGCTTTCGCGCGTGGCAGATCCGGCGGCCGTGGAAGACGACCCGGTGCGAGAGCATCGTCCACTCGCTCTTCGGGAAGATCGCGCAGATCTCCGCCTCGACCTTCTCCGGGTCCTCCTGCTCGGTCAGCTTCCAGCGGCGCACCAGCCGGCCGAAATGGGTGTCCACGGTGATCCCCGGGACACCGAACGCATTGCCGAGGACCACGTTCGCGGTCTTGCGGCCCACTCCGGGCAGCGTCACCAGGTCCTCGATGCGGCCCGGCACCTCCCCGCCGAAGTTGTCCCGCAGGGCCTGCGAGAGGCCGAGCAGGGATCTCGACTTGGCCCGGAAGAACCCGGTCGGCCGGATCAGCTCCTCCAGATCCTCGGGGGCGGCCGCGGCCATGTCCTCGGGGGTCGGGTAGGCGGCGAAGAGGGCCGGGGTCGTCTGGTTCACCCGCAGGTCGGTGGTCTGGGCGGACAGCACCGTCGCGACGAGCAGCTCGAAGGGATTGCGGAAGTCGAGCTCCGGATGGGCGTACGGATAGATCTCGGCCAGCTCGCGGTTGATGCGCCGCGCCCTGCGCACCATGGCCAGGCGCGATTCGGGCTTGGCCGACTTCGGTTTCTTGGCCGAAACTTTGCCCTGAGGGGTGGCCGCGGCCCGCGCGGACGTCTTCACTGGGACATGTTCGCCCACGGCAGAATTTTGGGGCTCCGTCACTCCGGCGGACCCCTTGGCCTGTGCTCTCACCGGCTTATTGGACACCCGGCCAGCCTAAGGCCGGCCGCTGACACCCGCCCGGACCTCAGGTAACACGACTCCGATTGGCCTCTCGCCGCACAGCACGCCCGTCCGTCCGGCATCCTTGTGATTGATCGCACTGTTTGAGCCGTCCGGCAAAATGGGGAGCACGGTCCCCTGAGCCGGTCGACATAGGAGAGAGACTCGTGGACGACGTTCTGCGGCGCGCCCCGCTCTTCGCGGCGCTCGATGACGAGCAGGCCGCGGAGCTCCGCGCCTCCATGGGCGAGGTGACCCTCGCACGCGGTGAC encodes:
- a CDS encoding NUDIX hydrolase, whose amino-acid sequence is MTRGTRDETGARVGAREGGAPPVTTDGLPGWLDPVVEAARSVQPGQLSRFLPPEDGGGRQSAVLVLFGEGPRGPELLLMERAGTLRSHAGQPSFPGGALDPEDGDPHTTGPLRAALREAEEETGLDPSGVQLFGVLPRLYIPVSEFVVTPVLGWWRTPSPVGAVDPAETARVFTVPVADLTDPEHRVMAVHPRGHLGPAFTVESALVWGFTAGVIDRILHFAGWERPWDRSRQVPLDWRA
- the nth gene encoding endonuclease III, with product MKTSARAAATPQGKVSAKKPKSAKPESRLAMVRRARRINRELAEIYPYAHPELDFRNPFELLVATVLSAQTTDLRVNQTTPALFAAYPTPEDMAAAAPEDLEELIRPTGFFRAKSRSLLGLSQALRDNFGGEVPGRIEDLVTLPGVGRKTANVVLGNAFGVPGITVDTHFGRLVRRWKLTEQEDPEKVEAEICAIFPKSEWTMLSHRVVFHGRRICHARKPACGACPIAPLCPAYGEGETDPEKAKKLLKYEKGGQPGQRLSPPPDYPGLPAPPLGGAGAAAGAQDAGA
- a CDS encoding MarP family serine protease produces the protein MNVLDILLLLAAVWFAIVGYRQGFVVGILSVIGFLGGGLIAVSLLPLIWDRVTDNGTQVSTTVVVIAVVVIIICASIGQALTTHLGSKLRRQITWSPARALDATGGALVNVVAMLLVAWLIGSALAGTSLPTLGKEVRNSKVLLGVSRVLPDQANTWFSDFSSTLARNGFPQVFSPFSNEPITEVRAPDPALASSPVAEQAKRSIVKVVGTAPSCSKVLEGTGFVFAPGKVMTNAHVVGGVGEPTVQIGGEGKLYDAKVVLYDWARDIAVLDVPKLKAPVLEFSEKDAASGSDAIVAGFPENGAYDVRPARVRGRINANGPDIYHRGTVRRDVYSLYATVRQGNSGGPLLTPDGKVYGVVFAKSLDDPNTGYVLTVDEIRDDIRIGKDAVRRVDSQGCAL